In Saccharolobus solfataricus, a genomic segment contains:
- a CDS encoding P1 family peptidase, producing the protein MKIGINGIKVGGYTDEKSKSGVTVILSEIENNTAGISQRGGSPATLGTDLLRPKHRGNQSVNAIVLTGRSVFGIRVVDAVLMKLFELGVGFKISQNLKIPIVVSASIFDFYDNTIMPTPDWGYNAMSNLGYDIPIGRYWAGRGATVGKLKGIKYAKPSGQGYYEIENNNLKIGVISVVNSIGNIYDEKGELLVGEETEEFKINTPGTTLGVVITNSKLNNSDACRVASSAENGFSSVIKPYNLSLDGDTVFTIATNEMEVPVDKVIALTYEASRESVLSIFK; encoded by the coding sequence TTGAAAATAGGTATAAATGGAATAAAAGTAGGTGGATATACTGATGAGAAGTCCAAGTCTGGAGTTACAGTAATATTAAGCGAGATTGAAAATAATACTGCAGGGATTTCTCAAAGAGGAGGGTCACCTGCAACTTTGGGTACAGATTTGCTAAGACCGAAACATAGAGGTAATCAATCAGTAAATGCAATAGTGTTAACTGGAAGAAGTGTTTTCGGAATAAGAGTAGTTGATGCGGTTTTAATGAAGTTGTTTGAATTGGGAGTAGGGTTTAAAATATCTCAAAACCTAAAAATTCCAATCGTGGTCTCGGCATCTATATTTGACTTTTACGATAACACTATTATGCCTACTCCGGATTGGGGATATAACGCCATGAGCAATTTAGGCTATGACATACCGATAGGTAGATATTGGGCTGGTAGAGGTGCAACAGTCGGAAAGCTTAAGGGAATAAAATATGCTAAACCATCTGGACAAGGCTATTATGAGATAGAAAACAACAACTTAAAAATAGGTGTTATTTCGGTGGTGAATAGTATAGGTAATATATACGATGAAAAGGGGGAATTATTAGTAGGAGAAGAAACCGAAGAGTTCAAAATCAATACTCCGGGAACTACGTTAGGCGTTGTAATAACTAACTCAAAGTTAAATAACTCAGACGCTTGTAGAGTTGCCAGCAGTGCAGAAAATGGATTTTCCTCAGTGATAAAACCATATAACCTTTCTCTTGATGGAGATACAGTATTCACTATAGCAACTAATGAAATGGAGGTCCCAGTGGACAAAGTAATAGCACTAACCTACGAAGCATCTAGGGAATCAGTACTCTCCATTTTCAAGTGA
- a CDS encoding SDR family NAD(P)-dependent oxidoreductase: protein MRMELFSLKGRTAVVIGAGSGIGKAIAKLFTDLGGKVVASDVKGLEDLQSTYDTFKADITNVNDVRQLVEFSLNKLGEIYALYITPSINIRKRIENYTLDEFDRVVNLNLRGNFIVLKEFLKVMKENKNGGSIVLFSSIRHLVTEPGQAVYASTKAAIVQLAKTAAAEYGKYGLRVNVIAPGVVDTPFTQQIKNNPEWYRAYTEKTILKRWADPMEIASVAVFLAMPASSYITGTVIYVDGGWTAIDGRYEPDI, encoded by the coding sequence ATAAGAATGGAACTATTTTCACTGAAAGGTAGAACTGCTGTAGTAATAGGAGCTGGAAGCGGAATTGGGAAGGCTATAGCCAAACTATTTACAGATTTAGGAGGAAAAGTAGTCGCTAGTGACGTAAAAGGCTTAGAGGATCTCCAAAGCACATATGACACATTCAAGGCAGATATAACTAATGTTAATGATGTGAGACAATTAGTAGAATTTAGTCTAAACAAACTAGGTGAAATTTACGCTCTATATATAACCCCTTCCATTAACATTAGGAAACGAATAGAGAATTACACATTGGATGAGTTCGATAGAGTTGTCAATCTAAACCTTAGAGGAAACTTCATAGTATTAAAGGAATTTCTAAAAGTTATGAAGGAAAACAAAAACGGAGGCAGCATCGTACTCTTTTCATCGATAAGACATCTAGTTACGGAACCTGGACAAGCAGTATATGCATCAACTAAAGCTGCAATAGTCCAGTTAGCCAAAACAGCAGCTGCAGAATATGGTAAATACGGGTTAAGAGTTAACGTTATAGCACCAGGGGTTGTCGATACTCCATTTACACAACAGATAAAGAATAATCCTGAATGGTATAGAGCATATACTGAGAAAACAATTCTCAAGAGATGGGCTGATCCGATGGAAATAGCAAGTGTCGCAGTGTTCCTAGCTATGCCAGCCTCATCTTACATAACGGGTACAGTCATTTATGTAGATGGAGGATGGACCGCCATAGATGGAAGATATGAACCAGATATCTAA
- a CDS encoding AAA family ATPase — protein sequence MLFDTSPKDNRKDFFDREKEIEKLKGLRAPITLVLGLRRTGKSSIIKIGINELNLPYIYLDLRKFEERNYISYKDFLLELQKEINKLVKRLPSLLKALKNIQGIVIMGNEIKFNWNRKDRLSFANLLESFEQASKDNVIIVLDEAQELVKLRGVNLLPALAYAYDNLKRIKFIMSGSEMGLLYDYLRVEDPESPLFGRAFSTVELKPFSREEAIEFLRRGFQEADIDFKDYEVVYEKIGGIPGWLTYFGFIYLDNKNLDFAINQTLEYAKKLILKEFENFLHGREIARKRYLNIMRTLSKCGKWSDVKRALELEEGIEISDSEIYNYLTQLTKHSWIIKEGEKYCPSEPLISLAFS from the coding sequence GTGCTATTCGATACTTCACCTAAGGATAACAGAAAAGATTTCTTTGATAGAGAAAAAGAAATTGAGAAGTTGAAAGGATTGAGGGCGCCAATAACCTTAGTTTTAGGATTGAGAAGAACAGGGAAATCATCCATAATAAAGATAGGAATAAATGAGTTAAATCTCCCTTACATCTATCTGGATCTAAGAAAATTCGAAGAGAGAAATTACATTTCCTATAAGGATTTCCTACTTGAACTTCAAAAGGAGATTAACAAGTTGGTAAAAAGACTTCCTTCATTACTGAAGGCGCTAAAAAACATTCAAGGGATTGTGATAATGGGAAATGAAATTAAGTTCAATTGGAATAGGAAGGATAGGTTAAGTTTTGCGAATTTATTGGAGAGCTTTGAGCAGGCATCAAAGGATAATGTGATTATTGTCCTTGATGAGGCTCAGGAGCTGGTTAAGTTAAGAGGAGTTAATCTTTTACCAGCACTAGCTTATGCGTATGATAATTTAAAGCGAATTAAATTTATTATGAGTGGTTCAGAGATGGGTTTGCTTTACGATTACTTAAGAGTTGAAGATCCAGAAAGTCCGCTTTTCGGGAGAGCCTTTTCAACGGTTGAATTAAAGCCCTTTTCTAGAGAAGAAGCTATAGAGTTTTTGAGGAGAGGTTTTCAAGAGGCAGATATTGATTTTAAGGATTACGAAGTCGTTTATGAGAAAATTGGAGGAATACCAGGTTGGCTAACCTACTTTGGTTTTATCTATTTAGATAATAAGAATTTAGATTTTGCAATAAATCAAACATTGGAGTACGCTAAAAAGCTTATCTTAAAGGAATTTGAGAATTTTCTACATGGCAGAGAAATCGCTAGAAAGAGGTATTTAAATATAATGAGGACCTTATCAAAATGCGGTAAATGGAGTGATGTCAAGAGGGCTTTGGAATTGGAAGAGGGAATAGAAATATCTGACTCAGAAATTTATAACTATTTAACACAATTAACAAAACACTCATGGATAATTAAGGAGGGTGAAAAATATTGCCCTTCAGAGCCTCTAATTAGTTTAGCCTTTTCTTAA
- a CDS encoding transposase, with protein sequence MQVYETGFKTELKSLASYFIVNNLNVISQELDTRIADAAPFLLTGNREKEYLKVVREGEKVMSQGERSFKFYPHVKVEGKTTIVAVDETAITVGEKESRKVEGFQLYNGKRKGVKLRSVDLVFPLRLSLLEEIADLRSDTPSQFLMRAVSEVAQHLKIDYVVADAGFLNLKVIKEMPVKTVVGGKTNLKGFKELSNVSLTEKKCEVNDRVYVAYRVLKYNDLYYYEVIYVKEKPRHFIFVTNFNGDPYKLAELYRLRWQSEEGFKVRKARIRYVSAFRKFMAYRQRIYH encoded by the coding sequence ATGCAAGTTTATGAAACGGGATTCAAAACGGAGTTGAAGTCCCTCGCTAGTTATTTCATCGTCAATAATCTTAACGTTATCTCCCAAGAGTTGGACACGAGGATCGCGGACGCAGCTCCGTTCCTGTTGACAGGGAACAGGGAAAAGGAGTACTTGAAGGTCGTTAGGGAAGGAGAGAAGGTGATGAGTCAAGGGGAGAGGAGCTTCAAGTTCTACCCTCACGTGAAAGTTGAGGGAAAGACTACAATCGTTGCAGTGGACGAGACCGCGATAACCGTGGGAGAGAAGGAGTCGAGGAAGGTGGAAGGATTTCAACTCTACAACGGGAAGAGGAAGGGAGTTAAGTTGAGGTCCGTGGACTTGGTGTTCCCCTTGAGGTTGTCCCTCCTCGAGGAGATAGCTGACTTGAGAAGCGATACTCCCTCCCAGTTCCTGATGAGGGCCGTGAGCGAAGTTGCTCAGCACCTCAAGATAGACTACGTTGTTGCTGACGCGGGTTTCCTGAACTTGAAGGTAATCAAGGAGATGCCTGTGAAGACCGTGGTAGGAGGTAAGACCAACCTGAAGGGCTTCAAGGAACTCTCCAACGTCTCTCTAACCGAGAAGAAATGCGAGGTAAATGACAGGGTTTACGTTGCGTATAGGGTCCTGAAGTACAATGACCTTTACTACTATGAAGTGATATACGTCAAGGAGAAACCCAGGCACTTCATCTTCGTTACCAACTTCAATGGAGATCCCTACAAGCTAGCTGAGCTCTACAGGTTGAGATGGCAGAGCGAAGAGGGCTTCAAGGTCAGGAAGGCCAGGATAAGATACGTTAGTGCTTTCAGAAAGTTTATGGCTTATAGGCAAAGGATATACCACTAG